In the genome of Euleptes europaea isolate rEulEur1 chromosome 7, rEulEur1.hap1, whole genome shotgun sequence, one region contains:
- the FNDC4 gene encoding fibronectin type III domain-containing protein 4: protein MAPIPAYLNPAAVLMLVSCDLCLVRANRPPSPVNVTVTQLKANSATVSWDVPEGDVIIGYAISQQRQDGQMQRFIREVNTTNRACVLWDLAEDADYIIQVQSVGLYGESQASKRVHFRTLKQSDRLPSNSSNQGDITVEGLDKERQLQTGEIIIIVVVLLMWAAVIALFCKQYDIIKDNDSNNNKEKTKPSSEHSTPERPTGGLLRSKKKTPSVNIIEV, encoded by the exons ATGGCTCCCATCCCCGCGTACCTCAACCCGGCCGCGGTCCTGATGCTGGTCAGCTGCGACCTGTGCCTGGTGCGCGCAA ATAGACCTCCTTCCCCCGTCAATGTAACCGTCACCCAGCTCAAAGCAAATTCAGCAACCGTCTCCTGGGATGTCCCCGAGGGAGACGTCATTATCGGCTATGCCATCTCACAGCAG CGGCAAGATGGACAGATGCAGAGATTCATCCGAGAGGTTAACACCACGAACCGGGCTTGCGTGCTGTGGGACCTGGCAGAGGATGCGGACTACATCATCCAAGTACAGAGCGTCGGTCTCTATGGGGAAAGCCAGGCCAGCAAGAGAGTCCATTTCCGCACCCTGAAGCAGAGCGATCGTCTCCCGTCCAACAGCTCCAACCAGG GAGACATTACTGTGGAAGGGTTGGACAAGGAGCGTCAGCTGCAGACGGGGGAGATTATCATCATTGTGGTGGTGCTGCTCATGTGGGCAG CGGTCATTGCACTCTTTTGCAAGCAATATGACATCATCAAGGATAACGATTCCAACAACAACAAGGAGAAGACCAAGCCTTCTTCGGAACACAGCACTCCGGAGCGGCCAACGGGGGGCCTCCTGCGCAGCAAG AAGAAAACGCCATCTGTCAATATCATCGAAGTGTAG